The following are encoded together in the Pempheris klunzingeri isolate RE-2024b chromosome 24, fPemKlu1.hap1, whole genome shotgun sequence genome:
- the tmem198ab gene encoding transmembrane protein 198, translating to MATTLETLLARPQELSLEPLDGCKDPAGRYKVVPSVVCSMCCLFGIIYCFFGYRCFKAVMFLTGLMFGSVVIFMLCYKERVLDTQLSVEASVGIGLGIGTLCGLVTMLVRSVGLFMVGLLLGLLVAVATLVGMEELSDSPPRSVWVPLGVLLGLGMLFAVLTLQWQRLFTTLSTAVFGAAVITVALDYFVELFALVLYMYERMKAAPGKPVCWLTWVVLGVWPALTLLGVMVQWKVTAEGYSHTKVIISRQQRRMQVMRIRQRDDRYRKKKKKQQQHGSSSHHHQAKQLHAEPAYRRKPNPIRRYDTDVLSPSYIQSFRDRQVQGQPFPSRLVGGPHTVVDVGYDCGSTTPLTGAAGPSLRV from the exons ATGGCGACCACCCTGGAGACACTGCTGGCCCGGCCCCAGGAGCTGAGCCTCGAGCCACTGGACGGCTGCAAGGACCCCGCCGGCCGCTACAAGGTGGTCCCCTCCGTCGTCTGCTCCATGTGCTGCCTCTTCGGCATCATTTACTGCTTCTTTG GCTATCGCTGCTTCAAAGCGGTGATGTTCCTGACGGGCCTGATGTTCGGCTCCGTCGTCATCTTCATGCTCTGCTACAAGGAGCGCGTTCTGGACACCCAGCTGAGCGTGGAGGCCTCGGTGGGCATCGGCCTCGGCATCGGCACGCTCTGCGGCCTGGTCACCATGCTGGTTCGCAGCGTGGGCCTCTTTATGGTGGGCCTGCTGCTGGGCCTGCTGGTGGCCGTGGCCACCCTGGTGGGCATGGAGGAGCTGTCCGACAGCCCGCCGCGCTCCGTCTGGGTGCCCCTGGGCGTGCTGCTTGGCCTGGGCATGCTGTTCGCCGTGCTCACCCTGCAATGGCAGCGCCTCTTTACCACGCTGTCCACGGCGGTGTTTGGTGCAGCGGTCATTACCGTGGCGCTGGACTACTTCGTGGAGCTGTTCGCCCTCGTGCTGTACATGTACGAGCGCATGAAAGCGGCACCTGGAAAGCCTGTGTGCTGGCTGACGTGGGTGGTGCTTGGCGTGTGGCCTGCCCTCACCCTGCTGGGTGTCATGGTCCAGTGGAAGGTGACTGCTGAGGGATATTCCCATACCAAGG TCATCATCAGCcggcagcagaggaggatgcAGGTGATGCGGATTCGTCAGCGGGACGACCGCTAtcgcaagaagaagaagaagcagcagcagcacggctcctcctcccaccaccaccaggccAAGCAGCTTCACGCTGAGCCCGCCTACCGCCGCAAACCCAACCCCATCCGCCGCTACGACACGGACGTCCTCTCGCCG AGCTATATCCAGAGTTTCCGAGACCGGCAGGTGCAGGGGCAGCCCTTCCCGAGCAGGCTGGTCGGTGGACCCCACACCGTGGTGGATGTGGGCTATGACTGTGGCTCCACGACGCCTCTAACTGGAGCTGCGGGACCTTCGCTACGGGTCTGA
- the cyp27a2 gene encoding sterol 26-hydroxylase, mitochondrial gives MGSPAAAAWTLRPSALRSGALLAARSGPELRRGGSAAAAAARRHLNVQAASEERKLRSIDDLPGPSLSTTLYWLFVKGFADKSHLLQDVQKSLYGPIWRSRFGPFDIVNVASPDLIAQVIRQEGRYPVRAELPHWKEYRDLRGQAYGLHVDTGPAWYRIRSALNPKMLKLQEVSTFAPVIHQVVGDLLQRIERLRQLSQDGATVPDLAAELYKFGFEGTSAILFETRLGCLLEEIPHDTLRFIRAANDMLTLSETVVLFPRWSRSVLPFWRRFVQAWDDLCDVAQTLIDRRVAEIEAQVSRGESAEGMYLTYLLSSDKLSRAEIYTSITELLLGGVDTTSNTLSWALYRLAKDRRAQDRLHGEVDSVCPQGREPTVADLSRMPYLKAVIKETLRLYPVVPGNGRFISESEVIVDDYWFPKKTQFHLCHYAVTHDEAEFVDAERFVPERWLRAEAPGGPCFYQHHPYSFIPFGVGVRACVGKRVAEMEMYFALSRLMQHYEVQPEDGAPLVEPKTRTLLVPGKPINLRFLPRAR, from the exons TCCGCTCCGGGGCTCTGTTGGCGGCTCGGTCCGGTCCGGAGCTCCGACGCGGcggatctgctgctgctgctgcggccaGAAGACACCTGAACGTCCAGGCGGCGTCTGAGGAGCGCAAACTGCGGAGCATCGATGACCTGCCGGGGCCCAGTTTGTCCACCACGCTGTACTGGCTGTTTGTCAAAGGGTTTGCGGACAAGAGCCACCTGCTGCAG GATGTGCAGAAGAGTCTTTATGGGCCCATCTGGCGCTCCAGGTTCGGCCCTTTTGACATCGTCAATGTGGCGAGTCCTGACCTCATAGCTCAGGTGATCCGCCAGGAGGGCCGATACCCGGTCCGAGCCGAGCTGCCTCACTGGAAGGAGTACCGGGACCTGAGAGGGCAGGCCTACGGTCTGCACGTGGA CACTGGACCAGCGTGGTACAGAATCCGCAGCGCCCTGAACCCCAAGATGCTGAAGCTGCAGGAAGTGTCGACCTTCGCCCCCGTCATCCACCAGGTGGTCGGAGACCTGCTGCAACGCATCGAGCGCCTCCGACAGCTCAGTCAGGATGGAGCCACAGTCCCAGATCTCGCCGCTGAGCTCTACAAGTTTGGATTTGAAG GTACCTCCGCCATCTTGTTTGAGACCCGGCTGGGCTGCCTGCTGGAGGAGATTCCCCACGACACACTGCGCTTCATCCGCGCCGCCAACGACATGCTGACGCTGTCGGAGACCGTGGTCCTCTTCCCTCGCTGGAGCCGCTCCGTCCTCCCCTTCTGGAGGCGCTTCGTTCAGGCGTGGGACGACCTCTGTGACGTCG CTCAGACCCTCATCGACCGGAGAGTTGCTGAAATTGAAGCTCAGGTGAGCCGCGGCGAGTCGGCGGAGGGCATGTACCTGACCTACCTGCTGTCCTCTGACaagctgagcagagcagagatctacaccagcatcactgagctgctgctgggaggaGTGGACACG accTCCAACACACTGTCGTGGGCCCTGTACCGCCTGGCGAAGGACCGCAGGGCTCAGGATCGCCTGCACGGCGAGGTGGACTCTGTGTGTCCACAGGGACGGGAGCCGACCGTGGCTGACCTGAGCAGGATGCCCTACCTGAAGGCCGTCATCAAGGAGACGTTACG CCTTTATCCTGTCGTCCCTGGAAACGGACGCTTCATCTCGGAGAGCGAGGTGATCGTGGACGACTACTGGTTCCCAAAGAAG ACTCAGTTCCACCTGTGTCATTATGCCGTCACCCACGATGAGGCCGAGTTTGTGGACGCCGAGCGCTTCGTCCCGGAGCGGTGGCTCCGAGCCGAGGCGCCCGGCGGCCCCTGCTTCTACCAGCATCACCCATACAGCTTCATCCCCTTCGGTGTCGGGGTGCGAGCCTGTGTGGGCAAGAGGGTGGCGGAGATGGAGATGTACTTTGCTCTGTCCAGG CTGATGcagcactacgaggtccagcCCGAGGACGGCGCACCGCTCGTGGAGCCTAAAACTCGAACCCTGCTCGTCCCCGGGAAGCCCATCAACCTGCGCTTCCTGCCCAGAGCCCGATGA